A genome region from Oncorhynchus masou masou isolate Uvic2021 chromosome 14, UVic_Omas_1.1, whole genome shotgun sequence includes the following:
- the LOC135554193 gene encoding myocardin-related transcription factor A-like isoform X3, whose product MPPLKSPAAFHEQRRSLERARTEDYLKRKIRSRPERSELVRMHILEDHVPDGCWLANPLCAVCSETSVEPSLQAKQLQLKRARLADDLNDKISHRPGPMELIHKNILPVHSSIKQAIIETDFPKVAGEISSFDEDSSDTLSPEQPIGQESPLGHGPLPSPPDVLACNSTPTQFLTQVPPPPPPLPPFHGPCQPVKLSNGTAVLRTAPVLIKSQPKPTSERPLQRSKKPKDNKPKVRKLKYHQYIPPDQKADHEPPPQLDSTYAKILHQQQLFLQLQILNQQQQHYNYHTILPAPPKPLTDQPPPTNGPSPSPAVPASSTSSSSQSAPSRQNVTHVGGATPGCLPPNLDDLKVAELKHELKLRSLPVSGTKNDLIERLRNYQAQQNSRGGGSATTTTAGGATGPWAGASKTNHPTQQQQKQLLKQQQQQLSQQQALSSVVHQSGDAGVVTLATFPFMTTAPQQIMHFGSTSSSPPVSPAPSDRSLAGMSPDEPSCNGDSFGEMVSSPLTQLSLHPSPQHCGTIKEELSGSAPTACQFSMAALQKRLQVAPPSVNKDQMLQEKDKQIEALTCMLRQKQRLVETLRVQLEQGKRGGRDAPPEPLSLVRVKEEPPDIPSIPSTFCPIACSPTPSQCHMEVTKMTIKQEVGDVEEAVEPSLEAPPQQVQLEKIQAQQLEQLKVQQTQQINALQLAQQQALQQLLLQQNQQNLQKHRSQQRKKKSHKQQLKQQQQLLSQQQQQIQSKNQQLLQSKHQHQQILQAQQQQQQLKSQQVSQMFLNQQSRSTTSFPLDLLKTHSTPTLVTDSNGNHFLIALTNHCAESHGSDMPQGTPQGKASNRIILQRLQSTPTKLPSQSPLQLSSSDTQSKPKTQPGLVKQPTRKGQKAGLQMSTNHSPGVALSFSAPPNLQPFFPNDDSSPSEKDTSPSPPAQTEDLSPGLDHEPLFSPPSPKQTPSPNPPDDKDNGSTQHMDDLFDILIQTGEISATFKPAPDPSLARLRPNTPSPSHSQAPSPLQLQLHFSPSTPHEPETHQPDQGEEEELQAPATHHQVVSHTGSGRLEDFLESTTGKPLLGVEPGGPLTLIDDLHNQMLSTPSILDHTSSPMDTYELSGYTANPPGLDFGDHALDSMDWLDITMGGASNEIAGLAPLGPLGPHTPPSVFSADFLDSSDLQLHWDACL is encoded by the exons ATGCCAC cgctGAAAAGTCCAGCTGCCTTCCACGAACAGAGACGAAGTTTAGAGCGAGCGCGG aCTGAAGACTACCTAAAGAGGAAGATCCGAAGTCGGCCGGAGAGGTCGGAGCTGGTCAGGATGCACATTCTGGAGG ATCACGTGCCTGATGGTTGTTGGCTGGCTAACCcgctgtgtgctgtgtgttcaGAGACGTCGGTGGAACCCTCCCTCCAGGCAAAACAACTGCAGCTGAAGAGGGCCCGTCTGGCTGACGACCTCAACGACAAGATCTCCCACCGGCCCGGCCCCATGGAGCTCATTCACAAGAACATCCTGCCTGTACACAGCAGCATCAAACAAGCTATCATAG AGACAGACTTCCCCAAGGTTGCTGGGGAGATATCCTCCTTTGATGAGGACAGTAGTGATACTCTCTCTCCTGAGCAGCCCATTGGTCAGGAGTCTCCGCTGGGCCACggccctctgccctctccccccGACGTCCTAGCTTGCAACAGCACCCCCACACAGTTTCTCACTCAggttcctccaccacctcctcctcttcctcccttccatgGGCCCTGCCAACCAGTGAAGTTGAGCAATGGGACAGCAGTTCTGAGAACCgcccctgtactgatcaag TCCCAGCCAAAGCCCACCTCAGAGCGCCCCCTTCAGCGATCCAAGAAGCCCAAGGACAACAAGCCCAAGGTGAGGAAGCTGAAGTACCACCAGTACATCCCCCCGGACCAGAAGGCCGACCACGAGCCGCCCCCTCAGCTGGACTCCACCTACGCCAAGATCCTCCACCAGCAGCAGCTCTTTCTCCAGCTGCAGATCCTCAACCAGCAGCAGCAACACTATAACTACCACACCATCCTTCCTGCACCACccaa ACCACTAACAGATCAACCACCTCCCACCAAtggcccctctccttctccggcCGTGCCCGCTTCCTCGACATCCTCCTCCAGTCAAAGTGCACCAAGCCGGCAGAATGTCACACATGTGGGAGGGGCCACACCAGGTTGTTTGCCTCCTAACCTGGATGACCTGAAG GTGGCTGAACTGAAGCATGAGCTCAAACTGCGGAGCTTGCCTGTATCAGGCACCAAGAATGACCTCATCGAGCGGTTGAGGAACTACCAGGCTCAGCAGAACAGTCGGGGTGGTGGTAGTGCAACAACTACAACAGCAGGGGGTGCCACAGGGCCCTGGGCCGGAGCTTCCAAAACCAACCacccaacacaacaacaacaaaaacaactactaaaacagcagcaacaacaacttTCCCAACAGCAGGCCCTGTCGTCTGTGGTCCACCAATCAGGAGATGCAGGTGTGGTAACCTTGGCAACCTTCCCGTTCATGACCACTGCTCCACAGCAGATCATGCACTTTGGCAGCACTAGCTCCTCCCCGCCAGTCTCTCCTGCCCCCTCGGACCGCTCGCTAGCTGGGATGAGCCCAGACGAGCCGAGCTGTAATGGAGACTCATTTGGGGAGATG GTAAGCTCTCCCCTCACCCAGCTaagcctccatccctccccacaGCACTGTGGCACTATCAAAGAGGAGTTGAGTGGCTCGGCCCCAACAGCCTGCCAATTCTCCATGGCTGCTCTGCAGAAACGCCTGCAAGTAGCACCCCCGTCTGTGAACAAGGACCAGATGCTGCAGGAGAAGGACAAGCAGATCGAGGCGCTGACGTGCATGCTAAGACAGAAACAGCGGCTGGTGGAGACCCTGCGCGTCCAGCTGGAACAAGGCAAGAGAGGGGGCCGGGATGCCCCCCCAGAACCCCTGAGCCTTGTCAGGGTGAAGGAAGAGCCCCCAGACATCCCCAGCATCCCCTCCACATTTTGCCCCATTGCCTGCTCCCCGACACCTTCCCAGTGCCACATGGAGGTCACCAAGATGACCATCAAGCAGGAGGTCGGGGATGTGGAAGAGGCCGTAGAGCCGTCCTTGGAAGCCCCACCTCAGCAGGTGCAGCTGGAGAAGATCCAGGCACAGCAGCTGGAGCAGCTGAAGGTGCAGCAGACACAGCAGATCAACGCGCTGCAGCTGGCACAGCAGCAGGCCCTGCAGCAGCTGCTCCTACAGCAGAACCAGCAGAATCTGCAGAAACACCGCTCACAGCAGAGGAAGAAGAAGTCCCACAAGCAACAACTCAAGCAGCAGCAACAGCTACTCTCCCAACAACAACAGCAGATACAATCAAAGAACCAACAGCTGTTACAGTCAAAGCATCAACATCAGCAGATATTGCaggcacaacaacaacagcagcagctgaAGTCACAACAG GTGTCTCAGATGTTCCTCAATCAACAGTCGCGCTCCACCACTTCCTTCCCCTTGGATCTCCTCAAGACACACTCCACACCTACCCTGGTGACTGACAGCAACGGCAACCATTTCCTCATCGCACTAACCAATCACTGTGCCGAGAGCCACGGGAGTGATATGCCACAAGGCACTCCACAGGGCAAAGCATCCAATCGCATCATACTGCAG AGACTGCAGTCAACTCCCACCAAGCTGCCCAGTCAATCCCCTCTTCAGTTGTCCAGCAGTGACACCCAATCAAAACCGAAAACTCAACCAGGCCTCGTGAAACAGCCAACCAGAAAG GGACAGAAGGCGGGGCTGCAGATGTCAACCAATCACTCCCCAGGggtcgctctctccttctctgccccGCCCAATCTCCAGCCTTTCTTCCCCAATGATGACTCCTCCCCTTCTGAAAAagacacctccccctctcctccagctcaAACG GAGGATTTGAGTCCAGGTCTTGACCATGAACCCCTGTTCAGCCCTCCTTCTCCCAAACAGACGCCCTCCCCTAACCCACCGGATGACAAG GATAATGGATCCACCCAGCATATGGACGACCTCTTCGACATCCTGATTCAGACAGGAG aaaTCTCAGCAACCTTCAAACCAGCGCCCGACCCTTCCCTGGCGCGATTGCGCCCCAACACCCCTTCCCCTTCCCACTCTCaggccccctcccctctccagctGCAACTCCACTTCTCGCCCTCCACCCCACACGAACCCGAGACCCACCAGCCAGAccaaggggaggaggaggagctgcagGCGCCTGCCACCCATCATCAGGTTGTAAGCCACACTGGAAGTGGACGTCTGGAGGACTTCTTGGAGAGCACCACGGGCAAACCCCTCCTGGGGGTGGAGCCTGGCGGGCCCCTGACCCTGATTGACGACCTTCACAATCAAATGCTAAGCACCCCCAGCATCCTGGACCACACATCCTCGCCCATGGACACCTATGAGCTGTCGGGCTACACGGCCAACCCCCCTGGCCTGGACTTCGGAGACCATGCCCTGGACAGCATGGATTGGCTGGATATCACCATGGGAGGAGCGAGCAACGAGATTGCAGGGCTCGCCCCACTGGGTCCCTTGGGCCCCCACACTCCCCCTAGCGTCTTCTCAGCAGACTTTCTGGACAGTTCAGACCTGCAGCTCCACTGGGACGCCTGCTTATAG